The sequence below is a genomic window from Brevibacillus agri.
AGGGGAGGAAACGACATGACAGCAGACACAAAAACGCTCGCCGAGTGGGCCGTCCATGAACGCCGCTATTTGCACCAGTACCCGGAATTGTCGGGGCAGGAATACCAGACGGCTGCCCATATCCGAAGCCGGTTGCAGGAGTGGCAGCTCGAGCTGCTTACTTGTCCGGCTCCCAGCGTCGTCGGACTGCTGCGCGGGACCGACGGGAAAAAGACGATTGCCTTGCGCGCAGACATAGACGCGTTGCCCGTCAACGAAGAGGGGGACAAGCCGTATTTGTCGAAGCATCCCGGCATCGCGCACGTCTGCGGTCCGGCATGGCGTGCTGGAACAGGTGGACGCGGTATTCGGCCTGCACCTCTGGCAGCCTTTGGAAAAGGGCAAAATCGGGATCAGCAACGGGGCGATGATGGCTTCATCCGACGATGTGCGAATCGTCATCACGGGCCGGGGCCGGCACGGCTCGATGCCGCACGAGACGATTGATCCGATCTATGTCGCGGGCCAGGTGATCGCGGCTGTGCAAGGGATCGTCTCCCGGCGGATCAATCCGGTCGAGCCTGCCGTCATCTCCATTTGTCGGCTGGAGGCGGGCACGACCTACAACATCATTCCGAACCAGGCTGTGCTCTACGGGACGCTGCGTGCCCAGTCCGAGCAGACCAGACAGTTGCTGGCCCGTGAGCTGAAGCAGACGGTCGAGGCATTGTGCGCGGCGTGGGGAGCGAACGGAGAAGTCGTCGTGGACTGGGGGACGCCGCCCGTGGTCAACGATGAGCGGATGAGCCGCTACGCCGCAGAAGTCGCCGTCCGGCAGTTTGGCAGGGAAAGTGTTGCCTATGTCAAACCTGTCATGGGGGGCTAAGATTTTTCCTATTACTTGCAGGAAAAGCCCGGTGCCTTCCTGTTCGTAGGGATGGGAGGCGAAAACAGCAAGTATCCGCACCATCACCCCCGCTTTGATCTCGACGAAGAGGCCATTCCGGTGGGCATCGAGCTGTTTGTTCAATTGGTGAAGCATTTTTCCTGAGGAGGGAATGAAGTTGTTAACTGTATCGTTTCTGGATATTGTCAAAGCACACAAAAAGTTGCAGGGGCAGGTGCTCCACACCCCGTTGATTTCATCCGCGGCCCTGTCCGCCCTGGCTGGGGCTGACGTTTGGCTGAAGCTGGAGTGCCAGCAAAAGACAGGTTCGTTCAAGGTGCGCGGCGCCTTGAACAAGATCGCTTCGCTTACAGCGGAGGAGCTGGCGCGAGGCGTCATTACGGCGTCTGCGGGCAATCACGCGCAAGGGGTGGCCTATGCGGCGGCACTGCGGGGAGTGTCCGCCCTGATTGTTGTACCAAGCACAGCGCCGGAGACGAAAAAAGCGGGAATCAGACGCTACGGCGCAGAGCTGGTCGAGCATGGCAACAGCTATGACGAGGCGGAGAGCTACGCCTACGAGCTGGCAAAAGCAACGGGCCGTACATTCGTGCACGCTTTTGAAGACGACCACATCATTGCGGGACAAGGAACCGCAGGGTTGGAGGCCATGCTTGCGGAGCCGGACTTTGACGCGATTCTCGTGCCTGCGGGCGGAGGCGGGCTGATTTGCGGAGTGGCACTGGCGGCAAAGGCGATCAACCCGCAGGTGCAGGTGATCGGAGTCCAGACGCACGCTTCGCCGCCGTGGTACTACTCGTTTCGGGAAAAGCGGCTGGCAGACGTCGTGTACAACGACTCGCTGGCAGACGGTCTGCACGGCGGCATTTCCCAGGGCAATCTCGACCTGGCGCTTGAGATCGTCGACGACTTCGTGCTCGTCGAGGAGGAGCATGTCGCCCAGGCGATGTACTGGCTGGCAAAAGAGCACCATCTGATGGTCGAAGGCTCAGGAGTTGTCGGAGTCGCTGCGCTGATGCAAGGCGTCGTGGGCGAGCTGGCCGGAAAAAAGGTGCTGACCATCGTGAGCGGCAGCAATGTGGACGCCGCCAAGCTGGCGGGGATCGTGGCCCGCTACTCCTAGCACGCAGCGTGCAGCCCGCAGGTTGAACTTCATGTCCACTCTCGGCTACACTTTTCCCTAGAGAGGCAGAAACGGCGGGAGGGTGATAGCGAACATGGAGTTGCGCAATTTGAAAACGTTTCAGGTCGTAGCCGAGCATCTGAACTTGACGAAGGCGGCCGAGCTGCTCGGCTACAGCCAGCCGACGATTACGCTGCAGATTCAGGCGCTGGAGCGGGAGCTGGGCCATCCGCTGTTGAACCGGGTGGGCAAGCGCACGTTTTTGACCCCGGCAGGGAAAACGGTGAAGCAGCATACCGACCAGCTTTTCTCTGTGCTGCAGCATATGGAGGAAGGGCTGAACCACCTGGATTTGCCTGTGGGGCCGCTCGTCGTGGCCGCTCCCGAATTTTACTGTACCCAGTACATGCCGCAAATGCTCAAGGCGTACGTCGAGACACATCCGCAGGTGAATTTGCAGGTCATCTCGTGCACGAGCCAGGAAGCGCTGAAAAAAATTCAGGCGCACGAGGCGGATATCGGGATCATTGCCGGAGTCAGCTCGCAGCCGGGGATTTATTCGATGGTGGTCGATTTGGAGGAATTCGCCCTGGTTGCCGCGCCGGAAATGGTAAAAGGACGCTCGATGGCAGAAGCGCTGGCCGTATTTCCGTTTTTGTCCTACCAGGAGGGCTGCAATCTGGACGGGTTTATTACCCAATGCTTGCTGGAGATCGGCTACGTTCCGCCCTCCGTCATCAAGTGCAGCAGCGAGGAAACGATCAAGCGCTCCGTGCTCAATCAGACGGGGATCGCCCTGCTCAGCACGGCATTGGTGGAAAAAGAGCTGCGCACGGGCGAGCTGGTCCAGTTGTACCGTTTTTCCAAAAAGGCGGAAACATCGCTCGTCTGCCTGGAGCGCCGCCGGGACGAGCCGGCGATTGAAACTTTCATGGAACTGGTGAAGGACGTGTGGCTGTCGGTGCGAGAAGAGTAGCGGGAGCGCGTTTTGATACGGGAAAGGAAAGCGAAATGGGAATAAGCCGTGCGCAACGAGACACTTCATGAGGCAGAAGTGTCTTTTTTTAATGGGCATCATTTTGGATGGACAGTTTTACCCGTGGAGCGGGGAAGCGGCAGGCGAGATTGGCAGCATGATGATCGGCCCGGTACATAACTGCCCGAATGGCGTGTCAGAGTTTGGCAGCAGGGCCAGGTCAAGTCAAGGGATTTCTCTCTGACCTTCAGGAAGGGGCGAGTGTCATAGAAGAGCTCATTTTAGTAGCTTTATTTTTTACTTTAATTGAAAATACATACACAAAAGTAAAAGTAATAAGCAAACATCCAGAAAATATCTGAAAGACAAGAGCAAATTATTTGACTATTCCGAAGGGTGTAGGTATAATTTGCTTATCTTTGTTAGTAAACTTAACTAACTGCTGTGGTGGTGATTGTATAGGCGTGCGAGCTCCGAGAAAAACAGGCAACAGTAAACTCGTCAAGAAACTGAACAAGGAAGAAGTTTTACAGCAGGTCATTCAGCACGGTCAGATTTCCCGCGCCGATATTGCCAAGCAGACCATGCTCAGCCGCCCGTGTGTCTCTGCCCTGGTCGATGAAATGATCCAGGAAGGACTGCTGCAGGAAGTGGGCATGGGCGATTCCAAAGGCGGCCGCAAGCCGATTTTGCTGGAGTACAACTACCAGGCTTACGCCATTGCCGGAGCGATCTTCGAAGGCTCGACGCTGGACATGGCGATTGCGGACATGAAGGGGGAGTTTCTCGCCCGGCATCGCAAGCGGCTGGCGCAGCCGGCGAATGGCGAGACCGTCATTGAGGATTTGGCAGCGGGTCTGGAGCGGCTGCTCGCCGAGAGCGGAATCCCGCGAGAGCGACTGCTCGGGATGGGTGTCGGCTTGCAGGGGGTTACACAGCGGGGAAGCGGTACGGTCAGCTTTTCGCCGAGCACCGGATGGATGGGGTCGCCGATTTTGCAAACCATCGAGGCGCGTCTGGGCGTGCCTGTCATTATCGACAACGATGTCAACATGATGACGCTGGGCGAATACGTTCGCGGGGCAGGCGTCGGCCACTCCAACGTCGTCTACATGTACGTCGGTACAGGCATCGGTGCGGGCATCATTTTGGATGGACAGTTTTACCGGGGGAGCCGGGAAGCGGCAGGCGAGATCGGCTTCATGATAATCGGCCCGGTACATAACCGCCCGAATGGCGCGTCAGGGGTGTTCGAGACGCATTATTCCATACCGGGCATTTGGCAGCAGGGCCAGGCCAAGGGATTTCTCTCTGACCTTCAGGAAGGGTCGAGTGTCATAGAAGAGCTCATTTTCCACGCCAAACAAAACAGCGAAGCCAGGCAGCTTCTTCTGGATGTGTACCGGCATTGGGCGTACGGGATGGCGAATATCATCAGCATCTTGAACCCGGAAATTTTGATCCTGAGCGGAGAGATGGTCCACGTCGATGATGAAGGGGTGAAGCAGATTCACGAGTGGCTGACCGAGTGGGTGCCGGAAGTGCCTTGCCTCGAAAAAGCCAGTCTGGGGGAGAGAGCAGGTCTGATTGGCGCCGTCCACAGTGTCTTGGAAGCGTTTCCGTTCACACGACTGCTTGACAAAGAGTGAGAAAACAAAAGGGGGAGTCAGTTTTGAAAAAGGTCAATCACAAGCTGAAAACTTGGATGAAAGGTGTATTCGTCAGCTCCTTGGCGCTGACGGTGGCCGCGTGCTCAGGTGGAGGACAGGAAGCAAAGCCTGCCGACAACGGCGCAGGCGGCCAAGCGGGCACACAGCCAGCGGCCGAAACGCCGGCTCCATCCGGCGAGCCGCAAAAGCTGGTCATTTACACCGGACGGGATAAAAACATTTTCGAAATCGTGTTGCCGAAGTTCAAGGAAAAGTACCCGAACATCGAAGTGGAGACGCTGGAGATGGGCGCGCAGCAAATTTTGGAGCGCGTTCGCGCCGAAAAAGCCAATCCGCAAGCAGACTTCTGGTGGGGCGGCACGCAATCCGCTCTGAGCACGGCCGCTGACGAAGGATTGCTTGCGCCGTACAAGCCGACGTTTGCCGACAAGATTCCGGACTTGTACAAAGACCCGCAAGATCGCTGGTACGGCGAGATGCTGCTGCCAGAGGTCATCATGTACAACTCGCAGGCGCTCAAGCCAGAGGAAGCGCCCCAAGATTGGGATGAGCTGCTCGATCCGAAGTTCAAGGACAAAATCGTCATCCGCAACGTCCTGCCGTCCGGCACGATGCGCACGATCTACTCCGCGATGATCTACCGCCAAGGCCCAGACACGCCGGAAAAAGGCTACGACTGGCTGCTGAAGCTGGACGCCAACACAAAAGAGTACACGCAAGACCCGACAAACCTCTACCTGAAGCTTGACCGTCAAGAGGGCGTCATCTCCTTGTGGAACTTGCAAGACGTCCTGATTCAGAGCAAAAAGAACAACCATCCGTACGACTTCATCTATCCGAAGAGCGGAGCACCGATTCTCGTAGACGGAATCGCGCTTGTCAAAGGCGCGAAAAACCTGGATGCAGCGAAAAACTTTATGGAATTTTTGATGAGTCCTGAGATTGCTTCCCAGTTGGCGAAGGAGCGCTTCCAGTTCCCTGCCCGCACTGATATCAGCAAGGACGATCTGCCAGACTTCATGAAAAACCTGGAGCTGAAGCCGCTGGAGCTCGATTGGGGCGTCATGGCCGCCAAAGAGAAAGAGTGGATGCAGCACTGGGACGAAAACATCAAGGGCAAAGGCAAGAAGTAAGCGGCAGTCGGCTAGACGGGAAGGAGCGTTCCTTTCCGTCTAGCTGCTTATGCCAAGCAAGAATGATTTGCCACGAAGGAGGAAACAAAACCGGATGAGCAGCGTAACACTCGATCACGTCCACAAAAGGTTTGGCAATGCAAAAGGAGTAGAAGACGTCCACATTCACATCGAGTCAGGTGAATTTTTTACGTTCCTCGGTCCGAGTGGTTGCGGCAAAACGACGACCTTGCGGATGATTGCCGGCTTTTACTACCCGACAGAAGGACAAATTCGCTTCGGGTCCCAGGAGGTTACGTCCGTTCCTCCGCACAAGCGCAACACAGGCATGGTTTTTCAAAACTATGCGCTGTTCCCGCACATGACCGTGTTCGAAAATATCGCGTTCGGCTTGCAGGTAAGATCCGTCAGCAAGACAGAGACAAAGGAGCGCGTAGAGCGAATCATGAAGCTCGTTCGACTGGAGGGCTACGGCGAGCGGCGCATCGACCAGCTTTCCGGCGGACAGCAGCAACGGGTGGCACTGGCGCGGGCGCTGGTCATCGAGCCGCAGATTCTGCTGTTGGATGAGCCGCTGTCCAATCTGGATGCCAAGCTGAGGGAAGAGACGCGCTTTGAGATCAAACGGCTTCAGTTGGAACTGGGAATTACGACGATCTACGTCACGCACGACCAGGCCGAAGCGATGTCGATGTCCGACCGGATCATGGTCATGCAAGGCGGGGAAGTGCAGCAAGTCGGCACTCCGCACGAAATCTACCACCGCCCTGTGAACCGCTTTGTCGCTTCGTTTATCGGGGAGACGAATCTGTGGGAAGGAACCGTGGTCGGCCTCGACCAGGAGGAAGTGCACGTGCGAATTTCCTCGGGCCAAGTGCTCAGCGGGCTTGTAAAAAATGCTTCGCCGCGCGCCAAGCTGGCTGTCGGGGAGCAGGTCACGCTATCCATCCGCCCCGAATCGGTTCAGGAGAGCAGCGAGCGGGAAGGGACGAACATCGTCGCAGGCACTGTCGTCCTGTCTGAGTTTACCGGGGCGTGCGTCAATTACGTCACGGCAGTCGGGCAGGAGCAGTTGCGCAGCATGTCCATCAACCTGGGACGCCCCATCAAGCAGCGCGGCGATACCATCGGACTGCACATACCGAAGGAGAGCATCTACTTCGCGGGATAAGGGGGAAAAAGCTTTTGAGAGCACAATTGCAGCAAGCGCCGGCATCGGTCAGACGAAAGTCGATCACCGCTTCACCCGCCTTCGTCTATGTGCTGGTCTCGCCACTCTTTTTGATTTTGCTGGCTTATGTCATCTATCCGTTGTTTGAAACGTTCGTCGCCAGCATCCATGTCGACGAGCAGATTACGTGGAAAAACTACACGCGCTTCTTCAGCCTGGAGCATACCGCCAATCTGGAGGCGCTGTGGACGAGTGTGTACATCTCCGTGCTCAGCGTCATCACTTGCGGAATCGTCGGCGTGACGATGGCGTTTTTGCTGGAGCGCTACGAGTTTCCAGGGCGAAAAATTCTTTCGGTGCTGGCGCTCGTCCCGATGGCTTTGCCCCCGTTGATCGGCGTTCTGTCTTTTACTTTTTTGTACGGCGAGAGCGGCATCTTCCCGCGCGCGATCAAGGAGCTGTTCGGGCTGGCCCAGGTGCCGTTTTCGCTCAAAGGCATCTGGGGCGTCGTCGTCGTTCATACGTTCACGATGTACACGTACTTTTTCATGACCGCGACCGCCGCGATCAAAGGGCTTGACCCGTCTTTGGAGGAAGCGGCCGCGAGTCTGGGCGCCAACCGCTTTACCGTATGGCGCCGCATCATTTTGCCGATGCTCACGCCGGCGATGGTTGCCTCTTCGCTACTCGTGTTCATGATTTCCATGGCTTCGTACACCGCACCGCTCATCTTCGGCATCGACCGGACGATGACGATGCAAATCTATTTGTCCCGCACCAATGGCGACCTCGACATGGCTGCGGCGCAGTCGACGATTTTGTCGATCGTCTCGATCGCGTTTCTGTTAATCATGCGCTGGTATCAGGGCGCGCGCAACTATCAAAACTTGAGCAAAGGCGTCAGCGTGCACCGGACGGAAATCAAGAGCAAAGCCGGGCGTTACGCCACGATTGTGCTGTCCTTCATCGGCACGGTCATTTTGATGCTGCCGATTCTCGTGCTGGTGCTCATCTCCTTTTCGGTGGATGGAACCTGGACGGTGCAAATATTGCCTCCGCAGTACACGCTGGAGCATTACGTAGACTTGTTTACCGACAGCAAGACGTGGCGTCCGATTGTCAACAGCTTGCAGTTGTCGGCGATTGCGTCGATCGGGATTGTCCTGTTCGGCGTGGCGGCGGCTTACGCCATGGTGCGCCTGAAGTTCCGCGGAAAGACGCTGCTGGATGTGCTGATTATGCTGCCGTGGGCTTTGCCGGGCACAGTTGTCGCGGTGAACCTGATCGCGGCGTTCAGCGAGCCGACCGTGTTCAGCTTTGGGCAAGTTTTGATCGGAACATTCTGGATTATTCCGCTCGCTTATTTTGTCCGCCACCTGCCGCTCGTCTTCCGGTCCACCTCGGCGACCTTGATGCAGATGGACCCGTCCGTCGAGGAAGCGGCGCGCAACCTGGGCGCATCGTGGTGGTACAGCTTCAGGCGGGTCGTGTTTCCGATGGCGTTGGGCGGAATCCTCGCCGGAACGCTGCTGGCGTTCGTGCAGTGTATCGGGGAATTTGTCGCCTCGATCCTGATCTTTACCCCGCGGACGACGCCGCTATCCGTCGCCATTTTCCAGCGCATGTACAGCTTCGAATTCGGCACTGCCTGCGCCTATGGCGTTTTGCAAATCGTCGTCATCATCCTCGTGCTGTTCATCTCTAGCAAGCTGACCAAAGACAAGGCCGGTACAGCGATCTAGCGAAAAGCGCTGTGCGCAAACGGCTTTTGTGGCAAGTCTCGTGGCATCACACTCTACCTGGCGAAAAAGGAGGCGCTTCACGTGGAGTGCAGCGAATCAAGGCCCGACCTACAATTACCGTGCTCCCGCCGTATTCCTTGACGCTGACTCTTTCAGCCGTCGTGCGCAACACGCTGCATACGGAGCAGCCTATTCCGGTAAAAGTAACATTGAAGCAGTATCGGCCAGGTAGCACGACGGCAAAAGTCTCGCTTGTCGTACCGGAAGGCTGGACGGCAGAACCGGAGTGTATCGACGTGCCGTTTGCTTTTCGCGGCGAAACGAGGACGATTGCGTTTACGGTGCAGACGGGACCACAGGTCGAAAACGGCAAGTACGAAGTTTTCGCGCAAGTAACCCGGCCGGACGGCGCGGCAGAGAGTGCCCGGGACGTCCAGGTGATCGAGTATCCGCATGTCGGCCGGACGTATTTTATTCGCCCGACGAAGCTTACCGTCCAGGCTTTCGACTTGGCGATCCCCGAAAATCGGCGGATTGGCTACGTCGCAAGCGGCTTTGACAGCATGGACAAATATTTGCGCGCAGTCGGCGTGCATTGTCTCAACCTCGACGCAGACGAGATCCAGTCGGGCGATTTGTCCCGCTACGACACGATTGTGCTCGGCATTCGCGCTTACGGCTTCCGCAGGGAGCTGATCGAGAACAATCATCGTCTCTTGCAATATGTAGAAAACGGCGGCAATCTCGTCGTGCAGTACCACAAGCCCGAGGACAAGTGGAAGCCCAGCCTCGCGCCGTACCCGATCTTCATCGGCGAATCGCTGATCGACTGGCGGGTCACCAATGAACAGTCAGACGTCCGCATGCTCGCGCCCGAACACCCGATGTTTTGCGAGCCGAATCGGATCACCCAGGCAGACTGGGACGGCTGGGTGCATACAATCCTTCGCGCTGGGGCAGCGAATACACGGAGCTGATCGCCACCAGCGATCCGGGCGAGCCGGAGTTTCGCGGCATTTTTTTGACCGCCCGCTATGGTAAAGGCATCTACACCTACAGCTCTCTCGCCTGGTTCCGCGAGATTCTGCAGCTTGTGCCAGGGGCGTTCCGCCTGTTCGCAACATGATTAGCCAGAAGCAGTAAGCCCAAAAGGCCATTCGTCTGAACAGCTCCAATCTATCGTGGGTCGATCCATGGCAGCAGCAACGAAGCACTCGCGTACAGACCGCCATGATTGATATAGACATCAATCGTAAAAGGGAATGGAGGAGAGTTCATTGAGGAAGGGGAAACTTGCCAAGCTTTACACGATTGCGGCCGCGGCCGCGCTTGCCACCAGTCTGGTCATCCCGCTGGCGCCGCAGACTGCGCACGCCGATCGGGGAGTCGTCGACCTGTGGAAAGCGATCAAGCCGCTCACCACGATTGCCAGCGCGATGAATACCGGAGCCCATCCGGACGACGAGCACAGTGCCATGCTCGCCTATTTGTCGCTCGGCAAAGGGGTAGACACATCCAGTGTCATCGCCAACCGTGGTGAAGGAGGACAAAACGAGATTGGCAGCGAGCTGGGCAACGCGCTGGGGATCATTCGTACCCGCGAATTGCAGGAAGCTTCCAAAATCACGAACATCCATCTGGAGAACCTCAGCGAGAAGATTGACGACCCCATTTTCGACTTCGGCTTTTCCAAAAGCCCTGACGAAACGTTGGAAAAGTGGGGCGAGGATGTCGCTTACGAAAGGCTGATCCGCAAAATCCGCACCCTGAGACCCGATGTCGTGATTCCCGCATTTTTGAACGAACCTTCGACTCACGGCCATCATCGCGCGATTAACGTCATTACCGTTCGGGCATTCAAGGATGCCGCAGATCCAAACGTTTTCCCCGAGCAGTTGAAAGAAGGTCTGTCCCCGTGGCAGGTGAAAAAGCTGTATGTGCCCGCCCAGGAAAAAGACTACTCCGTGAGTGTCCCTGTCGGAGCCTACGACGAGATTTACGGCGCTTCCTACGTACAACTGGGCGAAGAGTCCCGCTTCATGCACAAGAGCCAGGGCATGGGCCGCCACTATGACGAAGGGCCGAGCTTCAGCTACTACAAGCTGGATCAGTCCATCGTCGAGACGAAGGCCAAGGAAGCCGACTTTTTCGCAGGCATCGCCTACACCTTCGACGATTTGGCCAAAGAAACGGCCAGTCAGTCCGGCGGCGAAAAAGTCGCCAATGAATTGAAAAAGCTGCAAACAGACGCAGAAGAAGTCATTGCCGCCTACCCGAGCTTTGCCGCGGTAGCCAAGGAAGCGCACGAAATGCTCGCTGACGTGCAAAAAGCGCTGCGCGATGTCGAGTCGTCCTCGCTTCCCGCCGCTGCCAAAACGGATTTGCTCCACCGTCTGGGCGTAAAGCAGGCGCAACTGAACAAGGCGAGTGCAGAAGCGCTCTCGCTCGTGACAAAAGTGAAGCCGGAGACGAATGAGCTGGTCGCAGGCCAAACGACAAAAGTCACAGTGAGCGCGTACAACGGCGGCCAGGCCAAGGTGAACAACGTGAAGTTGGCGCTGAACGTACCGAAAGGCTGGCAGGCGAGGGCGCTTTCCGCCAC
It includes:
- a CDS encoding ABC transporter ATP-binding protein, with product MSSVTLDHVHKRFGNAKGVEDVHIHIESGEFFTFLGPSGCGKTTTLRMIAGFYYPTEGQIRFGSQEVTSVPPHKRNTGMVFQNYALFPHMTVFENIAFGLQVRSVSKTETKERVERIMKLVRLEGYGERRIDQLSGGQQQRVALARALVIEPQILLLDEPLSNLDAKLREETRFEIKRLQLELGITTIYVTHDQAEAMSMSDRIMVMQGGEVQQVGTPHEIYHRPVNRFVASFIGETNLWEGTVVGLDQEEVHVRISSGQVLSGLVKNASPRAKLAVGEQVTLSIRPESVQESSEREGTNIVAGTVVLSEFTGACVNYVTAVGQEQLRSMSINLGRPIKQRGDTIGLHIPKESIYFAG
- a CDS encoding M20 metallopeptidase family protein translates to MDAVFGLHLWQPLEKGKIGISNGAMMASSDDVRIVITGRGRHGSMPHETIDPIYVAGQVIAAVQGIVSRRINPVEPAVISICRLEAGTTYNIIPNQAVLYGTLRAQSEQTRQLLARELKQTVEALCAAWGANGEVVVDWGTPPVVNDERMSRYAAEVAVRQFGRESVAYVKPVMGG
- a CDS encoding extracellular solute-binding protein, with product MKKVNHKLKTWMKGVFVSSLALTVAACSGGGQEAKPADNGAGGQAGTQPAAETPAPSGEPQKLVIYTGRDKNIFEIVLPKFKEKYPNIEVETLEMGAQQILERVRAEKANPQADFWWGGTQSALSTAADEGLLAPYKPTFADKIPDLYKDPQDRWYGEMLLPEVIMYNSQALKPEEAPQDWDELLDPKFKDKIVIRNVLPSGTMRTIYSAMIYRQGPDTPEKGYDWLLKLDANTKEYTQDPTNLYLKLDRQEGVISLWNLQDVLIQSKKNNHPYDFIYPKSGAPILVDGIALVKGAKNLDAAKNFMEFLMSPEIASQLAKERFQFPARTDISKDDLPDFMKNLELKPLELDWGVMAAKEKEWMQHWDENIKGKGKK
- a CDS encoding threonine ammonia-lyase, with product MKLLTVSFLDIVKAHKKLQGQVLHTPLISSAALSALAGADVWLKLECQQKTGSFKVRGALNKIASLTAEELARGVITASAGNHAQGVAYAAALRGVSALIVVPSTAPETKKAGIRRYGAELVEHGNSYDEAESYAYELAKATGRTFVHAFEDDHIIAGQGTAGLEAMLAEPDFDAILVPAGGGGLICGVALAAKAINPQVQVIGVQTHASPPWYYSFREKRLADVVYNDSLADGLHGGISQGNLDLALEIVDDFVLVEEEHVAQAMYWLAKEHHLMVEGSGVVGVAALMQGVVGELAGKKVLTIVSGSNVDAAKLAGIVARYS
- a CDS encoding ROK family transcriptional regulator, with protein sequence MRAPRKTGNSKLVKKLNKEEVLQQVIQHGQISRADIAKQTMLSRPCVSALVDEMIQEGLLQEVGMGDSKGGRKPILLEYNYQAYAIAGAIFEGSTLDMAIADMKGEFLARHRKRLAQPANGETVIEDLAAGLERLLAESGIPRERLLGMGVGLQGVTQRGSGTVSFSPSTGWMGSPILQTIEARLGVPVIIDNDVNMMTLGEYVRGAGVGHSNVVYMYVGTGIGAGIILDGQFYRGSREAAGEIGFMIIGPVHNRPNGASGVFETHYSIPGIWQQGQAKGFLSDLQEGSSVIEELIFHAKQNSEARQLLLDVYRHWAYGMANIISILNPEILILSGEMVHVDDEGVKQIHEWLTEWVPEVPCLEKASLGERAGLIGAVHSVLEAFPFTRLLDKE
- a CDS encoding NEW3 domain-containing protein, with the protein product MRKGKLAKLYTIAAAAALATSLVIPLAPQTAHADRGVVDLWKAIKPLTTIASAMNTGAHPDDEHSAMLAYLSLGKGVDTSSVIANRGEGGQNEIGSELGNALGIIRTRELQEASKITNIHLENLSEKIDDPIFDFGFSKSPDETLEKWGEDVAYERLIRKIRTLRPDVVIPAFLNEPSTHGHHRAINVITVRAFKDAADPNVFPEQLKEGLSPWQVKKLYVPAQEKDYSVSVPVGAYDEIYGASYVQLGEESRFMHKSQGMGRHYDEGPSFSYYKLDQSIVETKAKEADFFAGIAYTFDDLAKETASQSGGEKVANELKKLQTDAEEVIAAYPSFAAVAKEAHEMLADVQKALRDVESSSLPAAAKTDLLHRLGVKQAQLNKASAEALSLVTKVKPETNELVAGQTTKVTVSAYNGGQAKVNNVKLALNVPKGWQARALSATSFPSLGYNQTVKTTYEVTVPGHAELFQPYAAPAITADVSYSFAGSTANSHVLPADAVAVLPAFAMTLDPNATVLNTLKPQDPIPVKVTVKNYNPGAAQTSISLEAPEGWSVEPKAAPLAFDAKGETKSVAFTIKASASVKPAPYTITAVAAGGGKESRHGAQVIRYPHIGTTYFVQPATLNVQAFDLKVPAGLKVGYVSSGFDNIDQYLSQLGVDVTNLTAKDIESGDLGQYDTIVLGIRAYGFRPELIPSNARLLKYVENGGNLVVQYHKPEDKWKPELAPYPIKIGTPLIQWRVTDENSPVTMLAPDHALFNTPNKITEEDWNNWIQDRSAYNPSEWGKEYTELIANGDPGEKEFTGTFLTAKYGKGTYTYSSLVWYREIPSLVPGAIRMFVNMVSLQQ
- a CDS encoding LysR family transcriptional regulator; the protein is MELRNLKTFQVVAEHLNLTKAAELLGYSQPTITLQIQALERELGHPLLNRVGKRTFLTPAGKTVKQHTDQLFSVLQHMEEGLNHLDLPVGPLVVAAPEFYCTQYMPQMLKAYVETHPQVNLQVISCTSQEALKKIQAHEADIGIIAGVSSQPGIYSMVVDLEEFALVAAPEMVKGRSMAEALAVFPFLSYQEGCNLDGFITQCLLEIGYVPPSVIKCSSEETIKRSVLNQTGIALLSTALVEKELRTGELVQLYRFSKKAETSLVCLERRRDEPAIETFMELVKDVWLSVREE
- a CDS encoding ABC transporter permease, translated to MRAQLQQAPASVRRKSITASPAFVYVLVSPLFLILLAYVIYPLFETFVASIHVDEQITWKNYTRFFSLEHTANLEALWTSVYISVLSVITCGIVGVTMAFLLERYEFPGRKILSVLALVPMALPPLIGVLSFTFLYGESGIFPRAIKELFGLAQVPFSLKGIWGVVVVHTFTMYTYFFMTATAAIKGLDPSLEEAAASLGANRFTVWRRIILPMLTPAMVASSLLVFMISMASYTAPLIFGIDRTMTMQIYLSRTNGDLDMAAAQSTILSIVSIAFLLIMRWYQGARNYQNLSKGVSVHRTEIKSKAGRYATIVLSFIGTVILMLPILVLVLISFSVDGTWTVQILPPQYTLEHYVDLFTDSKTWRPIVNSLQLSAIASIGIVLFGVAAAYAMVRLKFRGKTLLDVLIMLPWALPGTVVAVNLIAAFSEPTVFSFGQVLIGTFWIIPLAYFVRHLPLVFRSTSATLMQMDPSVEEAARNLGASWWYSFRRVVFPMALGGILAGTLLAFVQCIGEFVASILIFTPRTTPLSVAIFQRMYSFEFGTACAYGVLQIVVIILVLFISSKLTKDKAGTAI